TCCGGACAGTTGCGCGGGACCCCCATCAGAATAGGTTCGGCATGCAGGCGGAGTACTGCAAACTCAAAAAGCAGCGCTGAATTAAACATTACGTCGGCATTCTCCTGATAGGGAAAAATCCATTTATCTTCACCGGCACGTACACTAGGCCAGCGTGATATGGTTTCACGTGCCGAATATCCCCGATAATTGAAGTCACGGATAATGCGACGCAACAAACGGTTGTCGGTTGTCGGAATCCAGTTATGGTCATCCAAAGAGATGGTGGTCAATGCTGAAACATAAATCTTGAATTTCCGTTCAGCCGGTATATGCGGTGTCAGTTCCGGATTCAGGGCATGAATACCTTCCAGAATCAGAATCGTATTATCTTCTATTTTCAGTTTATCACCTTTATACTCCTTCTTGCCAAGAGAGAAATTAAAACGGGGCAGTTCGACCTCTTCACCGCGCAGGAGTGCCTGCAACTGTTGATTGAACAGTTCCAAATCAAGTGCATACAATGATTCATAATCATAATTTCCGTTTTCATCCAGAGGAGTCTCTTCACGATCCACAAAGTAATTATCCAAAGAGATCGGGAATGGTTTCAGTCCATTGGTCATTAGCTGGATAGAAAGCCGTTTGCTAAAAGTTGTCTTTCCCGAAGAAGACGGTCCGGCAATCAATACCAGTTTTACCCGGTTACCATTTTCACCACGATGGAATATAGTATCGGCTATCTGGGCTATTTTCTTTTCCTGCAGTGCTTCTGCAACATTTATCAGATCGGTTGCATGTCCCTCTTCACAGGCCAGGTTAAAATCTCCGGCATTATTAAGCCCCATGATATAACTCCAGTTCAGATATTCTTTAAAAACATCCAGCATTTTCTCCTGCTTCACCACATCTTCAAGCACATTCGGGTTTTCCCGGCTCGGAATCCGGAGAAGCAATCCATCGTAATATTTCACGATATCGAATAATTTAAGATATCCTGTACTAGGTAGCAGGTTCCCATAATAATAATCAACGGTATCCCCCAATGTATAATAATAGGTATAGAGCGAACCGGAAGTTTCCAGCAATCTCACTTTATCATTCATTCCCCGCTCGCTGAAAACACGCACAGCTTCAGCCGTGTGACATTCAATGCGGTGATAAGAAATATTTTCCGCGATAATCTCCTGCATCCGTTGTTTGATGCGTGTCACATCTTCCAGTTCGATGGGACGTCCAATCCGCAAATTGCAGAAATAGCCTTTTGAAACAGGATGTTCTACAAACAATTTTCCGTCGGGAAACAGTTCCGTGACGGCCTTAAACAATACAAAGCAGAGCGAACGGACATAAGTACGCATACCGGACTGATCTCTCACATCCAGAAACTCTACATCCTTATTATTATAAACTCTGAAATTAAGTCCCTCGGAACGATTATTGACCTTGGCACTTACTACTTGATAAGGAAAATTAAGATTAAAACCGTAATAAATATCCAAAAGTGAGCTTCCGATAGGGAATTCTTTGGAAATATTGTTATTTTTGCAACATATTTGTAACATCTGTTTCATCGAGTTCGTTAAAAGGTGAATAATTTGGGACTAATATACTTATAATCAGATAGAGAACAAATAACCATTAAAAATATTATAGATGGAATATTCTTTTTATGATTTTTTAAAGCTCATAGGCTCATTAGGACTCTTCCTTTACGGAATGAAGATTATGAGCGAGGGCTTACAAAAGGTCGCGGGTGACAGATTGCGAAGTATTCTAACGGCAATGACTACCAATCGGGTAACGGGAGTTTTAACAGGAGTGTTAATAACAGCTCTTATCCAGTCTTCTTCAGCAACGACAGTGATGGTAGTAAGTTTCGTAAACGCCGGATTGCTCACACTTGCCGAATCCATCAGCGTCATTATGGGTGCTAATATCGGTACTACCGTGACTGCCTGGATCATTTCAATTTTCGGATTTAAGGTTGATATGGCAGCCTTCGCTCTCCCGCTCTTAGCCGTCGCCCTTCCGCTCATCTTCTCCGGCAAAAGCAACCGCAAGTCCATCGGTGAATTCATTTTCGGTTTTTCTTTCCTTTTCATGGGTCTTTCTTACCTGAAAGCAAACGCGCCCGACCTGAACGCCAACCCGGAAATGCTTGCCTTCGTACAGAACTACACAGACATGGGATTCTTCTCCATCATTCTGTTCTTACTCATCGGTACTATATTGACGATGATTGTACAGGCCTCCGCAGCCACCATGGCAATTACATTGATTATGTGTGCCAATGGATGGATCAGTCTGGAACTGGGAGCAGCACTCGTTTTGGGAGAAAATATCGGAACCACTATCACGGCCAATCTTGCCGCACTTACAGCCAACACACAGGCTAAGCGGGCAGCATTGGCCCATTTTGTTTTTAATGTGTTCGGTGTTATCTGGGTATTGATTATCTTCCATCCTTTCATGCAGTTGGTAAACTGGGTAGTAGACACCTTTTTCCAAAGTAGTAATCCGGAAGTTGCCATCTCCTACAAGCTATCTGCTTTCCACTCGATTTTCAATATCTGTAACGTATGTATCCTGATATGGGCCGTAAAACTGATTGAACGTACTGTATGCGCTTTAATCCATCCCAAAGAAGAGGACGAAGAACCTCGTTTGCGGTTTATCACTGGTGGTATGCTTTCTACCGCTGAACTCTCTATCCTTCAGGCACGCAAAGAAATCCATCTTTTTGCAGAACGTACACACCGGATGTTCGGTATGGTACAGGATCTGCTACACACAGAAAAGGATGACGATTTCAACAAGCTGTTCAGCCGGATTGAGAAATATGAGAATATCAGCGACAACATGGAGCTTGAAATAGCTAACTACCTGAATCAGGTATCTGAAGGCCGGTTAAGTTCTGAAAGTAAACTACAGATACGCGCTATGCTGCGTGAAGTGACGGAAATTGAAAGTATCGGTGACAGTTGTTATAATCTGGCACGTACCATCAACCGGAAACGTCAGACCAACCAGGATTTTACCGAGAAACAATATGAACATATCCACCTCATGATGAAGCTGACTAACGACGCACTTGCTCAAATGATTGTGGTTGTAGAAAAACCGGAACATCAGAACATTGACATCAATAAGTCCTTCAACATCGAAAATGAAATTAATAACTACCGTAACCAACTGAAAAATCAGAATATTCTGGACGTAAACAACAAAGAATACGATTATCAGATGGGAGTTTATTACATGGATATTATCGCCGAATGTGAAAAACTGGGCGACTATGTAGTAAATGTAGTAGAAGCCAGCAGCGATGTGAAAGAGAAAAAAGCTTCTTGAGAGAGCTTAATTGAATCATAAAAAGGAGAATCAGGTCTGTCATAGCATAACTGATTCTCCTTTTAATAATTCTCTCTCTCTTGGTTTTATCCTTCGTACGGTTCAAAATCTTCTTTGCCGACTCCGCATAATGGACAAGTCCAATCATCTGGAATGTCTTCAAATGCTGTTCCTGGTTCAATTCCGCTTTCCGGATCTCCTTGTTCGGGGTCGTAAATATATTCACAGACCGTGCAAATGTACTTTTTCATAACGTTCGTATTTTTAAATGGTTTTCTGAATAATATAACACAAATAGCAAGATATTTGTTCAACACTATTTCCAAACTAAAGAAAAAAACTATCTTTGTAGTCATATTATCAGGCTAAAACAACAATATAACACTATGCTTATAGCACTATTGTCTACCTTAATAGTTTTATGTGCAATCCTACTAATCAGTTTTTTATGGGAACGTAGGAAATGCCTGCGGATGCAACAACGATTGTTCCGTGAATCCAGAAAGTTGGAACGTACCAGCCATATCGCTGCTGCTATCTTAAAGAATGTGCATGCCTTTATTCTGCTAATAGACAACGATTTTAAAGTGCTGAAGACCAATTATTATCAGAAAACCGGAACCAAGAAAGGAACAGAAGAAAAAAGAGTGGGCGACCTGCTGCAATGCCGTAACGCATTGGCAGCCGAAGGAGGTTGTGGCACACATAGTTTTTGCGGTTCCTGTCCGATACGTACTGCCATACGCCAGGCCTTTGAACAGAGACGGAACTTCACGGATCTCGAAGCAACTTTATCCGTAGTCACATCTGATAATACGACTGTGGAATGTAACGCAGTCATATCCGGCTCCTACTTCCTTCTTAATGAAGAAGAGAATATGGTCATCACCGTACATGACGTCACCCGGCGGAAACAAGCCGAAGAGGAATTGAGACTAGCCAAAGAAAAAGCTGAAAAAGCGGATATTTCAAAATCTGCCTTTTTAGCTAATATGAGCCATGAAATCCGCACCCCTCTCAATGCCATCACCGGATTTGCAGAGGTACTAGGTAGCGCAAATACCGAAGAGGAAAAGGCTCAATACCAGGAAATCATAAAAATGAATGCCGACCTCCTGATGCAGTTGGTCAACGATATTCTGGATATGTCTAAAATCGAAGCCGGAACATTGGAATTTGTACAGACAACGGTTGACGTCAATCTATTACTTTCAGATTTACAACAACTTTTCCAGATGAGAGTCAATGACGCCGGAGGAAAGATACAAATTATAGCGGAATCATCTCGTTCTTCGTGCATGATTCAAACGGATCGCAACCGGGTAGCGCAGGTACTTTCCAACTTTGCCGGCAACGCCATTAAGTTCACCCACGAAGGTAGTATTCGCATCGGATATGAAGCAAGAGATACCGAACTTTACTTTTATGTCAAGGATACCGGAGCAGGAATTCCGGCAGAGAAATTACCGGATGTCTTCGAGCGCTTTGTGAAACTGAACAAAGATAAGAAAGGAGCCGGACTGGGACTCTCTATTTCTCAAACCATTGTCGCCAAACTAGGCGGTCAGATCGGTGCGGATTCCGTAGAAGGTGAAGGTTCTACATTCTGGTTTACAATTCCTTATCGGACATGTGGTAAACCACGGTAACAAATTCGACTTCATAAAAAGTTTTAATTAAACATTTTATCACAATTTTATGTTGTATTTTTGCGGTTCAAACTAAACGCATGTATCTGCATGAGTACAAATAAAAATGACTATTATCATTTAGGACTTACGGATGACGAAGTCCTACAAAGCAGGGAGAAAAACGGTATTAACCTGTTAACACCTCCCAAGCGTCCTTCCCTCTGGAAACTTTATCTGGAAAAATTTGAAGACCCGGTTGTACGCGTACTGTTAGTAGCAGCCGTTTTCTCATTAATCATTTCCATCATCGAGAACGAATACGCTGAAACAATCGGAATTATAGCAGCTATCTTACTGGCCACCGGAATCGGTTTCTTTTTCGAGTATGATGCCAGCAAAAAGTTTGATCTGCTGAATGCAGTCAATGAAGAAACATTGGTAAAAGTGATCCGAAACGGACGTGTCCAGGAAATTCCCCGCAAAGACATAGTGGTAGGTGATATTGTAATTTTGGAAACGGGTGAAGAAATCCCGGCCGATGGAGAATTACTGGAAGCCATTTCTTTGCAAGTAAACGAATCAAATCTGACAGGTGAACCTGTTATTAATAAAACAACTGTAGAAGCTGACTTTGATGAGGAGGCAACTTATGCTTCCAATCTGGTGATGCGTGGAACGACAGTGGTAGACGGTCACGGCACCATGCGCGTTCTACACGTGGGAGATGCTACTGAAATCGGGAAAGTAGCCCGACAAAGCACAGAAGAGACCCTCGAACCTACTCCGCTGAACATACAGTTGACTAAACTTGCAAACCTCATCGGAAAGATTGGTTTTACTGTGGCCGGTCTCGCTTTCCTTATTTTCTTTGTCAAAGACGTATTATTATTCTTTGATTTCGGTTCACTGAACGGATGGCATGAGTGGCTTCCTGTTTTCGAACGAACACTGAAATATTTTATGATGGCAGTTACACTGATTGTAGTAGCTGTGCCTGAAGGATTGCCAATGAGCGTCACTCTTAGCCTGGCATTAAACATGCGTCGCATGCTTTCTACCAACAACCTGGTGCGGAAAATGCACGCCTGCGAAACAATGGGAGCCATCACCGTGATTTGTACGGATAAAACCGGTACACTGACTCAAAACCTGATGCAAGTACACGAGCCTAATTTTTACGGCATCAAAAATGGCAGTGTTTTGTCCGACGATGATATCAGCACACTCATTGCAGAAGGAATAAGCGCTAACTCAACCGCTTTCCTCGAAGAATCAACGAACGGTGAGAAACCGAAAGGAGTAGGAAATCCCACCGAAGTAGCTTTATTGCTTTGGCTTAACAAGCAAGGAAAAAATTATCTGGAACTTCGCGAGAAAGCACACATCCTCGACCAACTCACTTTCTCTACCGAACGGAAATTCATGGCAACCCTTGTTGAGTCACCACTAATCGGCAAAAAAATACTTTATATAAAAGGAGCTCCGGAAATTGTTTTGGGTAAGTGTAAAGAAGTAGTCCTGGATGGACGGCAAGTAGACGCCGTAGAATATCGCTCCACAGTAGAAGCACAACTGTTGAGCTATCAGAATATGGCTATGCGTACACTTGGATTTGCATTCAAGATTGTCGGAGAAAATGAGCCTAATGATTGTACGGAACTGGTTTCAGCCAATGACCTGAATTTCTTGGGAGTAGTTGCCATCTCCGACCCGATTCGTCCGGACGTACCTGCCGCGGTTGCTAAATGTCAGTCTGCAGGTATCGGCATCAAGATCGTGACCGGTGATACTCCGGGAACTGCAACGGAAATCGCACGCCAGATAGGTCTTTGGAACCCCGAAACAGATACCGAGCGGAACCGAATCACCGGTGTTGCATTTGCCGAATTGAGCGATGAAGAAGCACTGGATAGAGTGATGGACTTAAAAATCATGTCCCGAGCCCGCCCGACTGACAAGCAACGCCTGGTGCAACTGCTTCAGCAAAAAGGAGCAGTCGTAGCCGTAACCGGAGACGGAACCAATGACGCCCCGGCTTTGAATCATGCCCAAGTAGGTTTGTCAATGGGTACAGGTACTTCTGTAGCCAAAGAAGCCAGCGATATTACCCTGCTCGATGACTCCTTCAACAGTATCGGAACTGCTGTTATGTGGGGACGTTCCCTGTATAAGAATATCCAGCGTTTCATTGTTTTCCAGCTAACGATCAACTTCGTAGCACTGCTCATAGTTCTATTGGGTTCTGTGATCGGTACGGAACTTCCACTGACTGTCACACAAATGTTATGGGTGAACCTGATTATGGACACTTTTGCCGCTTTGGCTCTTGCTTCCATTCCCCCCAGCGAAACCGTGATGCTTGAGAAACCTCGTCGCGGCACTGATTTTATTATCAGTAAGGCAATGCGGTCTAATATATTAGGTGTGGGTTCCATCTTCCTCATCGTACTACTCGGAATGATTTATTATTTCGACCACAGCACGGAAGGTATGAACATACACAACCTGACCATCTTCTTCACCTTCTTTGTCATGCTGCAATTTTGGAATCTGTTCAATGCCCGTGTATTCGGCACTACCGATTCTGCATTCAAAGGACTTTCCAAGTCGTACGGTATGGAGCTCATTGTACTGGCTATCCTTGCCGGACAATTCCTAATCGTACAGTTCGGTGGAGCTGTATTCCGTACGGAACCGCTTGACTGGCAAACCTGGCTTCTTATTATAGGCGTTTCGTCCACGGTGTTATGGGTTGGAGAACTTATTCGCCTTGTTCAACGTATTATTCACAAAAAAAACAGAAATGAAAAGTAAAGGAATAAAAAACCTTCTTATTGATTTGGGTGGTGTACTTATCAATCTCGACCGCCAACGTTGCATTGAGAACTTTCAGAAATTAGGGCTCCGGAACGTGGAGGACTTACTGGATATCCATAATCCGAACGGGCTCCTGATGCAACAGGAAAAAGGATTAATTACACCCGCCGAATTCCGCGACGGAGTTCGTAAGATGATAGGCAAAGCAGTAAGCGACAAACAAATAGATGCAGCCTGGAATAGTTTTTTGGTAGACATACCGACACACAAACTTGATTTATTATTAAAATTACGTGAGAAATACGTCGTCTATTTATTGAGTAATACCAACCAAATCCATTGGGACTGGACATGTATTCATCTGTTTCCCTACCGCACATTTAAGGTAGAAGACTATTTTGAGAAAACGTATCTCTCTTTTGAAATGAAAATGGCCAAGCCCGAACCGGAGATCTTCAAGACAATCATAGAGGATGCCGGTATCGAGCCGGAAGAAACGCTCTTTATCGATGATTCCGAGATGAACTGTAAGGCAGCACAGGAGTTAGGAATTATCACTTATACTGCAAAAGCAGGCGAAGACTGGAGCCATCTTTTCAACAGCAAATAATTTTAGAGATATGCAGATTATACGTGACACATCGGCTATTAACCCGGAACCCAGTGTAGCTACCATCGGTTTCTTTGATGGAGTACATGCAGGACATCGCTATCTGATTCAGCAAGTGAAGGAGATAGCCGCCGCCAAAGGTCTACGCTCTGCATTGGTTACCTTCCCCGTTCATCCCCGCAAAGTGATGAATGAGGATTACCGTCCGGAACTTCTGACCACCCCGGAAGAAAAAATAAGTCTGCTTGCAGACATCGGGGTAGATTACTGCCTGATGCTTGATTTCACCCCGGAAGTTTCCCGGCTTACCGCCCGGGAATTCATGACACAGTTGTTAAAAGAACGTTATCAGGTAAAATACCTGGTTATCGGCTATGACCATCGTTTCGGGCACAACCGCAGCGAAGGCTTCGAGGATTATGTACGCTACGGGAAAGAAATTGGTATAGAAGTGATCCGCGCCAAAGCATATACCAGCAATATAGAAATAGAGAACGTACCCAACGTTCCGGTAAGTTCTTCCCTGATCCGTAAACTTCTTCATCAAGGAGAAGTGGATCTGGCTGCTGATTGCCTGAAATATGAATATTTCCTTGACGGAATAGTAGTAGGCGGCTATCAGGTAGGGCGGAAAATAGGTTTTCCAACGGCCAATTTAAGCGTGGATGATCCTGATAAACTGATCCCCGCGGACGGTGTATATGCCGTATGGGTGACATTCGACAAAAAAACATATATGGGAATGTTAAACATAGGTGTCCGCCCGACGATTGATAATGGGCCTAACCGAACCATTGAGGTGAATATCCTTCACTTCCATTCGGACATATATGATAAATTCATCCGGCTTACTTTCGTAAAACGGACGCGTCCCGAACTGAAATTCTCCAGTATTGACGAGTTAATAACGCAACTCCATAAAGATGCCGAAGAGACGGAAGCTATTCTTCTTGCCAACAAGGCAGGCAGCAACAGCAGAGAAACAAAATAAATAATACAATAACCGATAATAATAACTTTAAAATAGATTCTTATGCAAAAGTCATTTATGAGCATCTCTTTGGTGGTAATAGCTATCTCAATGTTAGCTATGTTTATCTATAGTTTCTTTACAACTAAATAAAGACCAATGAAAACGGCTATCAAACTGATATTAATTGACCTTCTCATTGCACAGATTGTCGCCCCTATCCTGATTATGATTCCCTGTACGATCTATTTATTAGTCTCCACAGGAAATTTAGACAAGGTTGCTCTGACGCAAATGATCATGATTCCGGCCCAATTAGCCGGTCAGATTATGATGGGTATTTATCTATGGAAAGCCGGCTATATCAGTACACAAAAGACAACATGGTCACTCGTATCAGCGCCATACCTAATTTGTAGCGGTCTAGCTATTCTCACCGCTGGCTTTCTGGTATCTGCAC
The Bacteroides luhongzhouii DNA segment above includes these coding regions:
- a CDS encoding nucleoside kinase, which produces MKQMLQICCKNNNISKEFPIGSSLLDIYYGFNLNFPYQVVSAKVNNRSEGLNFRVYNNKDVEFLDVRDQSGMRTYVRSLCFVLFKAVTELFPDGKLFVEHPVSKGYFCNLRIGRPIELEDVTRIKQRMQEIIAENISYHRIECHTAEAVRVFSERGMNDKVRLLETSGSLYTYYYTLGDTVDYYYGNLLPSTGYLKLFDIVKYYDGLLLRIPSRENPNVLEDVVKQEKMLDVFKEYLNWSYIMGLNNAGDFNLACEEGHATDLINVAEALQEKKIAQIADTIFHRGENGNRVKLVLIAGPSSSGKTTFSKRLSIQLMTNGLKPFPISLDNYFVDREETPLDENGNYDYESLYALDLELFNQQLQALLRGEEVELPRFNFSLGKKEYKGDKLKIEDNTILILEGIHALNPELTPHIPAERKFKIYVSALTTISLDDHNWIPTTDNRLLRRIIRDFNYRGYSARETISRWPSVRAGEDKWIFPYQENADVMFNSALLFEFAVLRLHAEPILMGVPRNCPEYCEAYRLLKFIKYFVPVQDKEIPPTSLLREFLGGSSFKY
- a CDS encoding Na/Pi cotransporter family protein, with product MEYSFYDFLKLIGSLGLFLYGMKIMSEGLQKVAGDRLRSILTAMTTNRVTGVLTGVLITALIQSSSATTVMVVSFVNAGLLTLAESISVIMGANIGTTVTAWIISIFGFKVDMAAFALPLLAVALPLIFSGKSNRKSIGEFIFGFSFLFMGLSYLKANAPDLNANPEMLAFVQNYTDMGFFSIILFLLIGTILTMIVQASAATMAITLIMCANGWISLELGAALVLGENIGTTITANLAALTANTQAKRAALAHFVFNVFGVIWVLIIFHPFMQLVNWVVDTFFQSSNPEVAISYKLSAFHSIFNICNVCILIWAVKLIERTVCALIHPKEEDEEPRLRFITGGMLSTAELSILQARKEIHLFAERTHRMFGMVQDLLHTEKDDDFNKLFSRIEKYENISDNMELEIANYLNQVSEGRLSSESKLQIRAMLREVTEIESIGDSCYNLARTINRKRQTNQDFTEKQYEHIHLMMKLTNDALAQMIVVVEKPEHQNIDINKSFNIENEINNYRNQLKNQNILDVNNKEYDYQMGVYYMDIIAECEKLGDYVVNVVEASSDVKEKKAS
- the rd gene encoding rubredoxin encodes the protein MKKYICTVCEYIYDPEQGDPESGIEPGTAFEDIPDDWTCPLCGVGKEDFEPYEG
- a CDS encoding sensor histidine kinase codes for the protein MQQRLFRESRKLERTSHIAAAILKNVHAFILLIDNDFKVLKTNYYQKTGTKKGTEEKRVGDLLQCRNALAAEGGCGTHSFCGSCPIRTAIRQAFEQRRNFTDLEATLSVVTSDNTTVECNAVISGSYFLLNEEENMVITVHDVTRRKQAEEELRLAKEKAEKADISKSAFLANMSHEIRTPLNAITGFAEVLGSANTEEEKAQYQEIIKMNADLLMQLVNDILDMSKIEAGTLEFVQTTVDVNLLLSDLQQLFQMRVNDAGGKIQIIAESSRSSCMIQTDRNRVAQVLSNFAGNAIKFTHEGSIRIGYEARDTELYFYVKDTGAGIPAEKLPDVFERFVKLNKDKKGAGLGLSISQTIVAKLGGQIGADSVEGEGSTFWFTIPYRTCGKPR
- a CDS encoding calcium-translocating P-type ATPase, PMCA-type; the protein is MSTNKNDYYHLGLTDDEVLQSREKNGINLLTPPKRPSLWKLYLEKFEDPVVRVLLVAAVFSLIISIIENEYAETIGIIAAILLATGIGFFFEYDASKKFDLLNAVNEETLVKVIRNGRVQEIPRKDIVVGDIVILETGEEIPADGELLEAISLQVNESNLTGEPVINKTTVEADFDEEATYASNLVMRGTTVVDGHGTMRVLHVGDATEIGKVARQSTEETLEPTPLNIQLTKLANLIGKIGFTVAGLAFLIFFVKDVLLFFDFGSLNGWHEWLPVFERTLKYFMMAVTLIVVAVPEGLPMSVTLSLALNMRRMLSTNNLVRKMHACETMGAITVICTDKTGTLTQNLMQVHEPNFYGIKNGSVLSDDDISTLIAEGISANSTAFLEESTNGEKPKGVGNPTEVALLLWLNKQGKNYLELREKAHILDQLTFSTERKFMATLVESPLIGKKILYIKGAPEIVLGKCKEVVLDGRQVDAVEYRSTVEAQLLSYQNMAMRTLGFAFKIVGENEPNDCTELVSANDLNFLGVVAISDPIRPDVPAAVAKCQSAGIGIKIVTGDTPGTATEIARQIGLWNPETDTERNRITGVAFAELSDEEALDRVMDLKIMSRARPTDKQRLVQLLQQKGAVVAVTGDGTNDAPALNHAQVGLSMGTGTSVAKEASDITLLDDSFNSIGTAVMWGRSLYKNIQRFIVFQLTINFVALLIVLLGSVIGTELPLTVTQMLWVNLIMDTFAALALASIPPSETVMLEKPRRGTDFIISKAMRSNILGVGSIFLIVLLGMIYYFDHSTEGMNIHNLTIFFTFFVMLQFWNLFNARVFGTTDSAFKGLSKSYGMELIVLAILAGQFLIVQFGGAVFRTEPLDWQTWLLIIGVSSTVLWVGELIRLVQRIIHKKNRNEK
- a CDS encoding HAD family hydrolase, translated to MKSKGIKNLLIDLGGVLINLDRQRCIENFQKLGLRNVEDLLDIHNPNGLLMQQEKGLITPAEFRDGVRKMIGKAVSDKQIDAAWNSFLVDIPTHKLDLLLKLREKYVVYLLSNTNQIHWDWTCIHLFPYRTFKVEDYFEKTYLSFEMKMAKPEPEIFKTIIEDAGIEPEETLFIDDSEMNCKAAQELGIITYTAKAGEDWSHLFNSK
- a CDS encoding bifunctional riboflavin kinase/FAD synthetase, with product MQIIRDTSAINPEPSVATIGFFDGVHAGHRYLIQQVKEIAAAKGLRSALVTFPVHPRKVMNEDYRPELLTTPEEKISLLADIGVDYCLMLDFTPEVSRLTAREFMTQLLKERYQVKYLVIGYDHRFGHNRSEGFEDYVRYGKEIGIEVIRAKAYTSNIEIENVPNVPVSSSLIRKLLHQGEVDLAADCLKYEYFLDGIVVGGYQVGRKIGFPTANLSVDDPDKLIPADGVYAVWVTFDKKTYMGMLNIGVRPTIDNGPNRTIEVNILHFHSDIYDKFIRLTFVKRTRPELKFSSIDELITQLHKDAEETEAILLANKAGSNSRETK